A genomic stretch from Candidatus Hydrogenisulfobacillus filiaventi includes:
- the ruvA gene encoding Holliday junction ATP-dependent DNA helicase RuvA — protein MIVELWGTLRRRGAGEVVVEAGGVGYGVHVSERTLAALPEPGQPVHLFTHLLVREDGWVLAGFASEDERRCFLDLLAVSGVGLRMALAVLSRFDPAGLEATVREGDWKRLTQVPGVGPKTARRLQLELAGRWRLNPAAAPAAGGEGPAPESDEVVAGLMALGYELAEAQAAARDLPAEWPAEERMREALRRLDRGLPGPGTRA, from the coding sequence GTGATCGTCGAGCTATGGGGCACCCTGCGCCGGCGGGGGGCAGGGGAGGTGGTGGTGGAGGCGGGCGGGGTGGGCTACGGCGTGCACGTCAGCGAACGCACCCTGGCCGCTCTGCCCGAGCCCGGTCAGCCCGTTCACCTCTTCACCCACCTGCTGGTGCGCGAGGACGGCTGGGTGCTGGCCGGCTTCGCCAGCGAGGACGAGCGCCGCTGTTTCCTGGACCTGCTGGCGGTAAGCGGGGTGGGGCTGCGCATGGCTCTGGCCGTGCTCTCCCGGTTCGACCCGGCGGGGCTGGAGGCAACGGTGCGGGAAGGGGACTGGAAACGGCTCACCCAGGTGCCGGGGGTGGGTCCCAAGACCGCCCGCCGCCTGCAGCTGGAGCTGGCCGGGCGCTGGCGCCTGAATCCCGCGGCCGCCCCGGCTGCGGGCGGGGAGGGGCCGGCCCCGGAGAGCGATGAGGTGGTGGCAGGCCTGATGGCCCTCGGCTATGAACTGGCCGAGGCCCAGGCCGCCGCCCGGGACCTGCCGGCGGAGTGGCCGGCCGAGGAACGGATGCGGGAGGCCCTGCGGCGGCTGGACCGGGGGCTGCCGGGTCCCGGGACGCGGGCGTAG